In Chaetodon auriga isolate fChaAug3 chromosome 22, fChaAug3.hap1, whole genome shotgun sequence, the genomic window CTCGCGCCCGCCTCGAGTCAAGATGTGCGACGTCTCTCGCGGCACCTTATTCACAACGTCTCGATTATAAGCTAGTGTAAAAGGGGGGAGTTTCCTCACATCTTACTGTCACGAAATAGAGCTGGATCCCCAAAAGAGTGAAGGCCTGCGTCGAAAACAAAAAGCTCACCTTTCAGCTTTGACCAAAAAATTTTATTCAGATTTATCTGTcgtctcttttctttccacagcTTAACATAGATCAAATTTAAATGAATTCAAGGTgaggaatattttttttttataatgtttAATGTACTATTAGCATGCCGGAGCCCCAAGCTTAATTAGGGGTGTGTgcttcatgttattttttttttttttgagtgagcCTCCACTCTAttcctctcatgtctgttcTCATATACCTCACCCTCTGCCTTAGTTTTGGTTTGCTGATGACTGTAAATTAAGACGAAACAAACTTCAGTTATTTGTTTCTGAAAACAGACAATGCTAAGTAAGGATATTAaagttttttccttttatttttgtacgTATGTGCTGTGCACAGCAGTCTACTGTATTCCTGAGATAAcaataaaagttttttttttttttttaactggttGATGCAGTGTCGTTCTCTCTGTTTGATCAGTTGACCTTTGATGTGATTGTGTATttagcagtggtggaagaagtactcggaccctttactcaagtaaaagaaTTGTCAGTAAACTGGACTTAAAGCATTTAAAgttgttctgcagaaaaatggcccctgtgactGTTGTATTACAAGCCCACcgctgtgtgaaacatcaacacaaacagaatgCCGTCATTTACTAAGAActgtttacaaagtgttcctgagtccatgtagcaacatcctttatccaatcacatgttcacaaagtggtgaacgaCTGAGCCCCGACAAGAGGCCCCAGCTAGACACTGCTTTAAATAAGGGGTCATGAGCCAAAAAGGTTGGAAAGCACTACATTTAATCTTTAAGtatgtgttgtatttttaagTTATAATATACTCCTTCATTTAAATCTTAGTCCGAGAGTAAACAGTAAGTTTAGCCGTCAGGTAATGTGGTTAAGTAACAAGTACAATGCTTTTACATTTGAGTACAAGAACCTCAAAATCATTTACAACTGAGTAAAATCAGCTCCTTTAATATTTAACTGTACTGGATGATGTTGATTTTCTACTGTTGGAGATGGATCAGCAGTTTAATTCCTAACAGTAAAATGAGTTTATTTTTAAGAAACGCTGTTAAAAAGTTTTTTTGGATCCCCTTAAAAAGATCAACTTTCAGGAGTATTCTCTGGGCTGGTGTACAGTTTAATGCGTCCTATGCTGAAACTACAGCATCCAAAAATAGTTTAGCTAGTCAATGAAACCTCTCAGAGTCTCCCAGTAGATCTATGCTAAATGAGGGACTggctccccctgctggtgaaATGGAGAGACAGTTTGGACGGTGCGTAAAAGCAGCAAACTGAACTTCGGCTTCGATCCATAGTGGTTAAACAAAGctgtaaaatatataatatgatGCTTAATTAATTACTGTCGTTCCTTGATCAAGAATTCCAGAGTTTTTTACGAATTGGAAGCGTCAATTTAACTAGTTCCCAACCAGCTAATTGTGTCATTTATCCTGATTTAATtaacaaatcatttttaacaCCAGTCAGATTTTAagcactttctttttctttctatatTGTCCAGTTCATCATGTTTCCAGCTCAAACAAAAACTTGAACTAGTGGGCTTTGGATCATTAGGAATGGTCTTAGAATAATGTTTAAGGTGGATGAGTCAAGACGTGTCACCAAAAATAAGAGTCCTGTCTGACCAAGAGCATCGGGATAAACAGACAGAGGTGGAAATGGCCCTTCCGCTGCAGCAAACCCGCACATCTGCTTTGGGGGcgagtttcttttttttacgcAAAGGATGTGAGCAGGAGTGGCACTCGGGGGGCTTTAAATAGGAACTGTCTCCAAACTTTGGGACAACAGAGCATCTGAAACCTTGCAGCAGCTCGCAGTGGAAACCATCGGTTTGCTCCAGGATGGACGTCAACAGGAGACTTGGGATGAGGGACACTGTGCTTGCGCTCTTACTCGCTGTCCTCCAGGGATTTCATCTCGGGGAAACGGTCCCGAACCCGTCCCCGCTGGTCGGATCCAACTGGGGGAACCCGAGGAGATATGTTCACCTGCAGACATCCACAGACCTCAACAACTTCTACTTGGAGATCAGATTAGATGGCACCGTGCGCAAAACTACAGTCAGGAGTTCATATAGTAAGATatgttttctcccttttcaaaagcttcagttttctttttgtagtGTGGCTCTATGAAGGTCTGTCTTTAACACGCGCTTTATCTTTTCTTCCCCGCAGGTGTGATTTTACTGAAATCCGAAACAAGGGAGCGCATCGCCATCCTCGGCGTCAAAAGCAGCCGTTACCTGTGTATGGATTTGGAGGGCAACCCATTCAGCTCTGTAAGCCAATACTGACCTTCAGTTCGATTGATTGTTACTATTAATTCAATCGATTTCTTACACGTAACTTTCAATTTTCACGTCCACTAACCCATACGCCTCGTTTTCAACGCTTTCTAGAATGGGACTTCATTTTACGCACAAACGTACTGCAACTACAGGATGTCTTAACATCCATTTATATGACTATTTTTTTAGGATTATTTTCTAACGTTTATCCAGATCCATCCCCCCAAAAGTTAAGTTTTGTATCCATATACTGCGGGGTTTTACGCATAGTTTTTTAACACCGCTTTCTACCTTTTTACGCACTTTTACGCACAAAAAATACCGCAAATATGTTGGTCAAACGTCGATTTATTAATTTGATTTAATGATTATGATATCACTGATATTAAGAAGATTCTCACAGTGGCGAAGTTATTTCACTGTTCCAAAGCGGCTTCACTTGTTAACAGTAGACTAGTTCTTTAAAAGAGACAATGTACCGAATCAAGGCGGAATAAGGAAAATCACTGATATCCAGGAAGTGAACACTGATTTACTCTAAAAATCTGAAGAAGTGATCTCAACCACGATTGTTTGTAAGTCCGATGTTCCtgtgtatttctatttttgccagataataataataataataatgataataattttCTTCAGAAAGCCTAAAAAACGTCGGATTTAGTTATATCTGAATGATGatggagcattttttttaatagtaataatgttTAGTTAAATCGGGCATATTCAGTGCAGCAGCCTATTTAGAGAAGAGCACACGGATAGGAATAAACTTTGTTATCttgtggaaacaaaaaaaaaaaacaactgcataTTCCTCCTGTAGTTTAACTTTCTCCcgctctccttccctctttcagCCCATCTGCCTCAGGGACGACTGTCTGTTCAACCACAGACTTCTGGAGAACAACCGGGACGTGTACTACTCCAGCCGGACCGGCATCCTGTTCAACCTGGAAGGCTCCCGGCAGGTGTTCACAGCGGGACAGAACCTGCCGCAGACCTCCCTCTTCCTGCCCAAGAAGAACACGGTGCCGCTGGAGCGCCTCCTGCTGCACCGGGAGAAGAGGAACCAGGTGGTGGATCCCTCCGACCCGCACAACTTCTACATGGGTCAGACCGAGGAGGGCTCGGACTCTCGGGCCGTGCCGGAGGACGACGCCGaactggaggtggaggtggaggtggaggccgGGGACGATGGACGCAACGTGTCCCGGGAGACGCCGCTGGCTCCGTCCACCCACGACCCCTGGAACGTGCACTCGTCCAACCCGGCCAGCCCCCGAAGCACCGGGACCATGGGGTGAAATTAGTGGTGGCTGGATATATTTACATTAGTCTGAGTGAGTCCAAGTTTAACCTTGTAGTTTATGGTAATATGAGATGAAAAAAACACTAACAAcagactttattttgaaaaactgaaagGAGAGCATTCAGGTTGTTCCTTTTTTTCACTAAATAATGTCTTTTTACTCATCACTCATTCAGAAAATCTGTGTTTATACACTCTTTGTACAAAATATTCAACTTGACTTGCAGCCCCTTTTGCACAATTTAAAGTATTAACACTCCATTTTCCGCCTGCTTTGAGATGCTGCACTGCAGATTGAAGTAAAATCAATAagagatgtgtgtttgtatggacTCATCTCATCCATAAGTAATATTTTGCACATCCACAAGCAGGTTTGAGGAGAAATGGAGGATTTGTGGATACAGGGATTTCAccacaggttaaaaaaaaaatctttatgtTGCAGGATGAGTTTCTCATCTTCATCCATTAtaatcagctttatttattaGCCTTCTCCCACATTGAGCTATAGCCTAGATGCGAAATGAAATTAATTGAATTACAACTGTTTGGCTTCCCCGAAGGACAATGTGATTCATTTTAATGAGGATGCAATTGCTTATCAATTTCTGGAATAATAAGAAAGGCAAACAAAGCCTTGAAACTAACAATCAGTCAaaatttgttctgtctcttcTCAATGGGGTTTTTTTACAGCTGGTCTGAGAAATCCACATTTCAAAGTGACATTATCTCAAGACAGAAGCCTAACTTGGCCTACCTCTGGAGGACTGAGGGCCCTGTCTGCTGATGTGAAACTAGGCAGGCGTGATTTTAAACCAAAATATATACAGGAATATACTTAAGAGTTGCATTTAGTAGAGTTAAGTTTTGCCTATATTTTAAAGTCCTACGTTTACGGAGTTGGATATAAGAACTGAAGTTTGTTTATTGTTAGATTTTGAACCTAAAACACAATTTCAAAGACTTCTCAAAACCACAGATTACTACAATTACaatgtttgttgtgtttaagTATCTGTATTTGTACAATCCAGTTCATGACTTGAAGGAATATCACTACAGGGTAAACAACCTTTACAGACAGTAACCTTGAAATCAAATCTGAACTCTTGTTATGTGATTTTACAGGTGCTGGGCACCACCAGCAAACACGAAAACCAGTCCCAAagagtatttatttatttaattccaTTCCTTTGTGGTTATTTATGGTATTTATGAGGATGCTTTACAGTTAAATGTACATAtaagagtttgtgtttgaatgtaTGAGTTGGGGCTGTAGATGGACTGTTGCTTGAATCTGGGACAGAATAAACTAATAAAGCAAACATGTTCagcgctgtgt contains:
- the fgf23 gene encoding fibroblast growth factor 23, with the protein product MDVNRRLGMRDTVLALLLAVLQGFHLGETVPNPSPLVGSNWGNPRRYVHLQTSTDLNNFYLEIRLDGTVRKTTVRSSYSVILLKSETRERIAILGVKSSRYLCMDLEGNPFSSPICLRDDCLFNHRLLENNRDVYYSSRTGILFNLEGSRQVFTAGQNLPQTSLFLPKKNTVPLERLLLHREKRNQVVDPSDPHNFYMGQTEEGSDSRAVPEDDAELEVEVEVEAGDDGRNVSRETPLAPSTHDPWNVHSSNPASPRSTGTMG